GGAGGGCTTCTCCGCCCAGGATGCGGACGTCATGATCGTTTGTAGATCCCCTGCTCGCCGAACCGGTGGGCGACCTTGTTGGCCACCACGATGAGGATGAGCCCGACCAGGCCCTTGACCAGGCCCGCCGCGGCTCCGTAGCTCCACTCGCCGGTCAGCAGCGTGCGCCAGTAGACGAAGGTGTCCAGCACCTCGGCGGCCTCCCTGCCGACCGCGTCGCGCTGCAGGAAGAACTGCTCGAAGCCGACGTTGAGCGCGTCGCCGAGCCGCAGGATGAGCAGCAGGATGATGACCGGCCGCAGCCCTGGGAGCGTGATGTGCCACATGCGCCGCCAGCGGCTCGCGCCGTCCACCGCCGCCGCCTCGTACAGGTTCTGGTCGATGGCGGCCAGCGCGGCGAGGAAGATGATCGTCCCCCAGCCCGCGTCCTTCCAGACGGACTCCGCCGTCACCAGGAGGATGAAGGTGTCGGGGTTCGTCATGATGTCGATGCCCGAGCGGCCGTTCTCGCGCAGGATCTGCGACAGCAGGCCGGCCCCGCCGAACATCTGCTGGAACAGCGTGACGACCAGCACCCAGGAGAAGAAGTGCGGCATGTACACGATGCTCTGGATGAACAGCCGCGCCCTGGGCCGGATCACGCTGTCCAGCAGGATCGCCAGCACGATCGGGATCGGGAAGTAGAAGACGAGCTGGAACGCCGTGATGGTCAGCGTGTTCGACGTCGCCTGCCAGAAGCTCTCGTCGAGCATGAGCCACTGGAAGTTCGCCAGGCCCACCCAGGGGCTGTCCTTGATGCCCACGTACGGCGAGTAGTCCTGGAACGCGATCACGTTGCCGAGCAGCGGCACGTAGTGGAACACCAGCAGCAGCCCGATCGCCGGGACGCTCATCAGGAGGAGCTGCCAGTCGCGGCGCAGCCGGGCGCCGAACGTGGCCGGCCTGGGCCGGGCGGCCCGCCCGGCCCGCCACCGGGCGAGCGGGCCGCGCCGGCGCGTGCTGACCGGGGCGGCGGGCGCGGTCAGGTCACCCGCCGCCCCGGAGTCCTCGACGGTCCCGCCCTGCCTAAGCACGACCGTTGTCCCGCAGGACCTTCAGGTAGAACTCGCGGGCCTCGTCCCCGCCGTCGCGCCGCCACTCCTGCGCGATCTGCCTGACGTCGCTCACCGGGCGGCGGCCCCGCATGACGTCGGTGAACTTGTCCTCCGTCGGCACCTGCAGGCCCGAGTACTTCGACGGCCGCTGGATCCTGATCCCGGCGAACGGGTTGCGCTCGATGTGCTTGAACGAGGCGTTCTGCCAGTCGAGGCTGAGCTTGACGTCCTCGGGGAACGGCCAGTCCACGTACAGGGGGCGCCCGCCGAGGAAGCCGTAGGTGTAGGCCACCTCCTTGGTGCCGAGGTCGGTCAGCTTGGGCACGCCGTCGGAGCCGAGCTCGAAGTGCTTGCCCTTGACGCCGTAGTTGGACAGCTCGTACTCCTTGGTGCCGTACGGCGCCGCGCACCAGTTGAGAATCGACAGCAGTTCCTCCA
The Nonomuraea muscovyensis genome window above contains:
- a CDS encoding ABC transporter permease, which translates into the protein MLRQGGTVEDSGAAGDLTAPAAPVSTRRRGPLARWRAGRAARPRPATFGARLRRDWQLLLMSVPAIGLLLVFHYVPLLGNVIAFQDYSPYVGIKDSPWVGLANFQWLMLDESFWQATSNTLTITAFQLVFYFPIPIVLAILLDSVIRPRARLFIQSIVYMPHFFSWVLVVTLFQQMFGGAGLLSQILRENGRSGIDIMTNPDTFILLVTAESVWKDAGWGTIIFLAALAAIDQNLYEAAAVDGASRWRRMWHITLPGLRPVIILLLILRLGDALNVGFEQFFLQRDAVGREAAEVLDTFVYWRTLLTGEWSYGAAAGLVKGLVGLILIVVANKVAHRFGEQGIYKRS